Below is a window of Chloroflexia bacterium SDU3-3 DNA.
GCATGGGGATCGGATAAAGTTGAGAACTGGTTAATCTATGTGGCTCTAAAGAAAATGTCAGGAAGTGGCGAGATCGGCATGATATAATGCCATGCATGCCAAAACTGGCCTGGTTTCGACAACATAAGAGCAAAGGGATGGCGCATGGCCTCCACCTCGACTCCTGATTTCGCACCCTTCCGCGAGAAGATGCGCCGCGAAGGGCTTGCTGATCTTGTCATCGACAATTTTCACTACTACTATACAACCCTTGCCGCTGGCGTCACAGGCGTCATCAGCGAAGCCGATATTACCCCCGTCGAATCGGTTGCCAGCCAGAGCGAGCTTGCCAGCTACGAGCCTGCGGGCCGCGACGCCATAGGCCGCGCCGCCGTGCTGAAGCTGAACGGCGGCCTGGGCACCAGCATGGGCCTCGAAAAGGCCAAGTCGCTGCTGCCGGTGCGCGATGGCCTGTCCTTTCTCGACATCATCATCCGCCAGAATCTGCACGCCCGCCACGCCCACGGGGCGCAGGTGCCGCTGCTGCTCATGAACAGCTTCAGCACCGCCGCCGACACCGAGGCGGTGCTGGCCCGCTACCCCGAAGTTGCCCAGCAGCCTGTGCCGCTCACCCTGATGCAGAACAAGGTGCCCAAGGTGCTCTGCGACACGCTGGCCCCCGCCGAGGCCCCCAGCGCGCCCGACCTGGCCTGGTGCCCGCCCGGCCACGGCGAGCTGTACGTGGCCCTGCAGACCTCGGGGATGCTGCGGGCGCTGCTGGATGCTGGCTACGAGTACCTGTTCATCTCCAACGCCGACAACCTGGGCGCATCGCTCGATCTGGCCATTCTGGGCTACGTCGCCGCCGAGCAGGTGCCCTTCCTGATGGAGGTGGCGGCCCGCACCGAGGCCGACAAGAAGGGCGGGCACCTGGCCCAGCGCGCCGACGACGGCAGGCTGCTGCTGCGCGAGGTGGCCCAGTGCCCCGAGGCCGACATGGCCGCCTTCCAGGACATCCAGCGCCACCGCTACTTCAACACCAACAACATCTGGCTGAACCTGCGCGCGCTGGCCCAGGTGCTGGCCGAGCAGGGCGGCGTGATCAAGCTGCCCATGATCCGCAACAAGAAGACGCTCGACCCGCGCGAGCCGCAGTCGCCCGCCGTCTACCAGCTTGAGACGGCCATGGGCGCGGCGATCGAGGTGTTCGCCAATGCCCGCGCCCTGCTGGTCGACCGCAGCAGGTTCATGCCGGTGAAGACCTGCAACGACCTGCTGGCGCTGCGCTCCGACATCTTCGAGCTCGGCGATTCCTACCAGATCCGCCAGCGCCCACAGCGCACCCTGGGCACGATCAAGATCGAGCTTGACGACGCCTACTACAAGCGGATCGACGATTTTGAGGCACGCTTCCCGCTGGGCGCACCATCGCTTGTCGATTGTGCGCGCCTGACGGTTGTGGGCGATGTGCTGTTTGAACAAGAGATAGCAATGAAAGGAGCTGTAGCTATCACGAATCCATCTGCCGAGCAGATCCGCCTACCACGTGGAACGGTTCTTGCAGATGCAAGCTTCACCTCGGAAGGTGAAGCACCTGGTACTGAGTAACGTTTTCGAGCCGGTCAATTGCGCCGAAAACGAAGCATCGGCGCTTGCGGATATGCGCAATGGGCTGGCCTGATGACCTCTAGACCTCGCACTAAGGCCTAGCAGGTGTGCCTGTTCTGCTTCGTCCGACAAAGGAGCCGTACGTTGTTGATGGCCTGCCGTAGCTGCAATGGCGCAGATACGCAGCCCTAACAGGAGTCCTACATTGATGATCAAAAACTTCCGAGATGCCACCAGCAGCGTCGCCGGTGGGGTGGCCAATGAAGGCCAGGGGAAGTTCGGGCTGGTGCCGGATCGTGCCGCCAGCTTCCCGCAGATACGCGCCGCACACTCTGCGCCGCGCAGCACAGCAGATGCTGCCCTTCTGGAACATGTGATTACGTACATCCAGTCGGCGCAGCCGCTTTTCTCACGATCACTGATTGAGTCCTACTATCGCGCGCTGGCCGCGTTCCCGCTCGTCGTCCTGACGGGCAGCGACCTGCGCGCTGCTGCCGAGCTGTCGCGGCTGTTCGCCGAGGCGGTGGTGGGCAGCGGCTCGGGCCAGGCGCTTTTGGCCAGCGGTGCGGCGTGGCACCAGGCCACAGGCGAGGACGAGTACTTCCACGCGGTGCAAGAGCGCTTCTGCCGCATGCGCTGCCAGGGCCTGATGCAGGATGCCGCCGACCCGCAGAACAGCGGCAAGGCCTACTTCCTCAGCTTCGAGTCGATCTCGGCGCAGGCGCTGCTGGCCCAGGCGCGTGGCTTCTGGCCCGGCGATGGCCTTGAGTCGCTGGCGATCAGCGCCACCATGGACATGCGCGAGCTGCCCATGGTGCTGGCCACCCTGGGGGCCGAGCATGTGGGGATCGTGGATGTCCACGCCCCCATGGTGGTGTCCGAGTCGCGCCACCACGCGCTGCCGCCGGTGGGCTATCAGCGCCAGTGGCTGCGCACCCGCGCCGCGGCGCTGCGCCACGGCAACTCGCCCTGCGACGACCACGCGCTGCCGCCCAATATGTGCCCCTCGGTGCTGCGGGTGCGCGAGTTGCTGGCCCGCCGCGCGGCCTAACAACACCGCTTGAGCGAAAACAAACGCGACGGACAGTAGCCTGTCCGTCGCGTTTGTTTGATTATACCAACCCTCCCCCGCTAATTGCCGCAAAACCCGCGCAAATTCGATTGAACCGAATCGCGGCCAACGGTGTGTTATATGTTAAACCTCATATAGAAGTGACAAACAGCAGCGTGTTCCACGGCGAACCTATTGCAACGATGCATGGTCTTTTCCCTGTTTTTTGGCATGTGATGCTCGGGCGGCGGCCTATTTGGGCCGCACGCTAGGCAGAGAAACACCCAAGGCCCGGCGGATTAAGATAGGTTTGACAATAGGTAAACGCCATGTTAACATTCGACCACCACCAAAGCTGTGTCACCACATATCGACGACGATACGAGCAGTAAACGGATTCTAGAAGAATATCGCCATGACAGCGATATCGATGTGCTGCTGCACAACGCTTTGCGCTATCCTAAAATAGGGGATCTCGCCTATAGCAGGGTATGGAACCGCATCCGGCGGCGCATCACCGAGAATCCGCAGGCGAGCAGGCCACGGCGGCCATGGAAACTTGCTGAACTTGGGGCACGTTACACCCCGGATCTTTTCGGTGAACATCTTATGCTTGATATTCTGCTTTTTCCCGCATTTCGACCGATACGCTGAGCGCGCCACGGCAGTCTGCACCACTGCCGTTGTGTTTTTCCCTCGGGCGAAAGGCCGTAGCAATCTACGGCACAGGCCAAGGCACCTATCGAGCATAGGCTATTCATAAGGCGATGAAGGGTTTATGTGGGAGATCCGTGAACGACTACGGATACAGATGCTTTCAGAAGGAGTTCAGCTTACATGAAGCGCTTTAACCTTCACAGCGGCGTCGCCTCGGCGACACTGCTGGCGCTGGCCCTGCCGCTGTTCGCGGCTTGCGGCGGCCCCGCAAACACGACCGCCCCTGCTACCACCGCGCCCGCCGCATCGGCTGCCGCCGAGGCACCGGCCACCACCGAGGCCCCTGCCGCCGCCACCGAGGCCCCTGCTGCCGCCACCGAGGCCCCTGTTGCCCCCGTCGCCGGTGCCCTCACGGGCAAGGTGCTGCGCATCCAGCAGATCAGCACCCCCGACGTGCTCGACCCCCAGAAGTCCTCGGTCTCGAACGAGATCGCCCTGCTGGAGCTGAACTACGAGGGCCTGACCAAGCTGGACGATAGCCTGAAGCCCGCCCCGGCCGCTGCCGAGAAGTGGGAGTTCAACGAGGCTGGCGACCAGATCACCTTCACCCTGCACGACGGCCTGAAGTACAGCGACGGATCGGCGCTGACCTCGAAGGACTTCGCCTACTCGATCGAGCGCACCTGCGACCCGGCCACCGCTGGCGAGTACCAGGCCATCCTGTTCGAGATCGTCGGCTGCCAGGATTTCGCCTCGGCCCCGATGACCGACACCGCAGCGCTTGAGGCGGGCCGCACCAAGCTGACCACCGAGGGTGTGCAGACCCCCGACGACAAGACCCTGGTGCTGAAGCTGACCAACCCGGCCCCCTACTACCCCTACATCGCCGGCCTCTGGGTGATGTACCCGGCCAAGAAAGACCTGATCGCCGCTGGCGGCGAGGCCTGGTGGAAAGACCCGACCAAGCAGATCGGCAACGGCCCGTTCCAGATCGTGACCTATGACGAGGGCCAGCTGGCCGCGTTCAAGGCCAACGAGAACTACTGGAGCGGCAAGCCCAAGCTCGATGGCATCGAGTTCATCTACCAGGGCGACACCTCGGTGGCGCTGGAGGCCTACAAGGCGGGCCAGCTGGACATCATCCAGCCCGACTCGACCCAGCTCCCGGCCATCAAGGAGGATACCGTCCTCAGCAACGAGCTGAAGATCTACCCTGGCGCCAACACCTACGCCTGGGGCTTCAACCTGAAGATCGCGCCGTTTGAGGACAAGAAGGTCCGCGAGGCCTTCGCCTACGCCTTCGACCGCGACACCTTCTGCGAGACGCTGCGCAACGGCGACTGCGTGGCCGCCTACAGCTGGCTGCCCACCGACCTGGCGGGCGCGATCACCGATCAGCCCTACAAGTTCGACCCCGAGAAGGCCAAGCAGGCCCTCGCCGAGTCGACCTACGGCAGCGCCGACAAGCTCCCCGAGATCAAGCTGAGCTACAACGCCGACGACCCGGCGGTGACCCCCCGCATCGAGTGGCTGGCTGGCCAGCTGCGCGATATCCTGGGCGTGAACGCCACCCTGGATCCCCAGGAGGGCAAGGCCATCAACGCCGCCCGCAAGGACAACGCCACCTACCCGCAGGTCTGCCTCTTCTGCACCAACTGGTTCCAGGACTACCCGGATGCCCAGAACTGGCTGACCACCTACTGGAACAGCGAGGCCTTCGCCAAGCGCATTGGCTACAGCAGCCCCGAGCTGGATGCGCTGATGAAGCAGGGCGATGTCGAGCTGGATCAGGCCAAGCGCGTCGAGCTGATCAAGCAGGCCGGCCAGATGCTGATCGACGATCTGCCCTCGCCCTTCGCCTACAGCAACGCCAATGTCTTCCTGGTCAAGCCCGAGGTGACGGGCTACAAGACGACCTCTGCCGACTCGGAGTTCCCGGGCCAGTGGGGTTCGCTGCTGACCCTGGACGTTAGCCGCTAAACCCAATTGTTCGTGTCGCGCCCCTCTTCCTTCCCGTACTGGTGGGGAAGGGGGGCGCTCACGTAGTTGTAAAAACAGAGGCCGCGCATGTTTCAGTTTTTTGTGCGACGAACGCTGTGGATTTTCCCAGTGCTCTTGACGGTCGCCGTTGTGACATTCATCTTGATGCACCGTGCGCCTGGCGGGCCATGGGATACCGAAAAACCTCTCGCGGCTTCGACAAAGGCTGCCCTTGATGCGAAATTTGGCCTCGACAAGCCCGCGTGGGTCAACCCCGACGCGGTGGGGCAGAAATGGGCCAGCGGCGAGCGTAACCCGTTTGTTTTGGGTCGCTCGTATGTTGATTCTCAGTTTTTTAACTATTTGTTCAATGCTGTTCGGGGCGATCTTGGCCCCACCTTTTCCTCGAAGGGCACCGAGGATGTGCAGGATGTGATCCAGCAGCGCTTCCCCTTCTCGGTGAAGATCGGCCTCGTGGCCGTGCTGTTCGCCGTGCTGGTCGGCCTGCCGCTGGGTATCCTCGGCGCGCTGCGCCAGAACACCTGGGTAGACTACATCAGCCTATTTCTGGCCACCATCGGCGTCTCGGTCCCCACCTTTATCATCGGCGTGCTGCTGGTGATCTTCCTCAGCTCGGTGTTTAGCGTGCCGCCCCTGCGCCGCCCCGAGGAGTGGCAGGGCTTTGGCGTGGCCTACCTGCTGCCCGGCCTGGTGCTGGGCCTGGGCACCATGGCCTACATCACTCGCCTGACCCGCAGCAGCATGCTTGAGGTGAAGCGCCAGGACTACATCCGCACGGCCCGCGCCAAGGGCCTGGCCGACCTGCCGGTGATCGCCCGCCACATGCTGCGCAACAGCCTCATCCCTGTGATCACCATCCTCGGCCCCGCGATCGCCGACCTGGTCACGGGGTCGTTTATTATTGAAAATATCTTTGGCGTGCCCGGCCTGGGCTACTCGTTTGTGGATTCGATCCGCAGCCGTGATTATTCGTTGATCATGGGTGTGACCCTGTTCTACGCTTTGCTGGTTGCGATTGCGAACCTCACGGTCGACCTGAGCTACGGTGTCCTCGATCCACGTATTCGTTCGCAGCGCTCGTAAGGAGTGGACACGATGGTTACCCCCTCGCAGACAGCTGTTGGTAGCGGCGAGCCAGCCGTAGCGACGCTTGAGCCAACCCGCAAGCCACGTAGCCTGTGGAGCGATGCGCTCCGGCGGCTGCGCAAAAATAAAATGGCCATGGTTGGCATTGTCTATATCATCTTTCTGGCCTTCGTGGCGATCGGCGCTCCCGCGATCGCGCCGCACAACCCGGTGAAGAGCGACAACGTGCGCGAGGCTGGCCAGTACCGTAAGGCCGCCTGGATCGAGGACAAGAACCCCATGCGCGCCGGCGACTGGAAGTATCCGCTGGGCACCGACTCGATCGGGCGCGATGTCTACAGCCGCCTGATCTTCGGCACCCGCATCTCGCTGATCATCGGCTTTATCCCCATGCTGCTCACGCTGCTGTTCGGGGTGACGATCGGGCTGGTGGCGGGCTTCAGCGGCGGCTGGGTGGATGATGTGCTGATGCGCATTGCGGATGTGGTCTACGCCTTCCCTGCGCTGCTGTTCTTCATCATTATGCAGATCTCGTTCCGCGATACACCCTTTGGCAAGATGCTGAACGGCCTGGTGCTGCTGTTTGTGACGCTCTCGATCGTAAACTGGACGGGCGTGGCCCGCCTGGTGCGCGGCCAGATCCTCTCGCTGAAGGAGAAGGAGTTTATCGAGGCGGCGCGCACGATCGGCACCACCAACTCGCAGATCATTCTACGCCACCTGTTCCCCAACACGCTGGCCCCGATCATTGTGGCGGGCGCGCTGATCATGCCGGGCGCGATCATCACCGAGGCGACGCTCAGCTACCTGGGCATCGGCGTGGTGCCCAGCAGCGACCCGGCCAACCCTTTCCCTTCGAGCTGGGGCAATATGATCTTGGATGGCTCGAAATCGTGGCAGTCGCAGCCGTGGATGCTGATCGCGCCGTGTATCGCGGTGGCGATGCTGACCATGGCATTTACCTTTATTGGCGATGGTCTGCGCGATGCGCTTGACCCGCGCGAGAGCTAGGCTTCTGTTGGCTGAGCTGGCTGGCCGCCATCGCCGCATCGTGCTGTAGCGGCGATGGCGAGAGGACGCTGCAGGTCTTCCTTCAGTACATCTCTCAACTGTGATGCCCACAATACCGCCTGGCAGGGTGTTTGCCATCGAAGGTAGACGCTCGGCTTTGATATAGGCTTATGGCCTGGTACGGTGGCGCTGGCTGCTCATTGTGCGCTTCATCATAGGGTTTTCTATGGGGACAAACAGTGGCTCAGATGAGGTAGATGTGCTGTTCCGCAGGGCCCTTCGCGAGGATGCCGACCACGCGCCGGACTATGGCCGGGTCTGGGCGGCCATCCGCGAGCAGGCGAGGGGCTATCGGCAGCGCTGCGATCAGGATCTGCTGTGGTCCTACACATCGTTTCATGTTCATCGCGAGTGGCAGCTGCGCTGCCAGTGGCACACGCTGGAATTCACCCAGTTTATGAGCATGAGCCCGGTGCGATAGCGCCCGACGCGCCTGCGTCGCTGAGATATGCCGACTGCGCCCCCCAGCTGGGGCTGCTAGATGATGGGAGGATCGAACTCGCCCACCACATATTGGCACGATGACCGCAGATTGAATCAGGGTTTCCGTAGAGCTACGGACAGATGCTTGAACGAAGGAGCTGATAGTCTATGAAGCGACTTACTCTTCGCGGCGGGCTTGCCTCGGCAACCGCAGCCGCGCTGATGCTGCCGCTGCTGGCCGCCTGCAGCGGCGGTGGTAGCGCATCCACCCCCGCCACCAGCGTGCCGGCCGCCACCACCGGGGCCGCCGCCACCGAGGCCCCCGCCGCCACCGAGGCCCCCGCCGCCACCAGCGAGGCCGCCGCCACCGCGGCCCCCACCACCGGCGGCACCGAGGCCGCGCACGAGCCCGGCGTGCTGCGCTACAACCTGGGCGGCGAGCCTTCGACCGCCGACCCGCAGGTGATGTCGTTCAGCGACGAGATCACGTTCGGCATGATGAACTACCAGCCGCTGATGAGCTTCGACAAGAACCTCGAGCCGGTTCCTGGCCAGGCCGAGAGCGTGGATGTCTCGGCGGACGGCACGGTCTACACCTTTAAGCTCCGCCCTGATTCGAAGTACTCCGATGGCAGCCCGCTGACCATGAAGGACTTCGAGTACGCGTGGAAGCGCCTGGCCAACCCCGAGCTGGCTGGCCAGTACCAGTGGATCGGCTGCGGCCTGATCAAGGGCTACAGCGAGTACGCGGTGACCAGCTGCGCCGATGCCAGCGGCTCGACCAAGACCATGACCGACGCGCTGGAGCTTGACCTGCAGGCGCTGCGCGACGGCGTGGGTGTGAAGGCGGTGGATGACAGCACCCTTGAGGTCACACTCAACGCCCCGACCCCCTACTTCCTGTCGATCGCGGCCCTGTGGGTCGGCGCTCCGGTTCGCCAGCAGGATGTGGAGACGGGCGAGAACTGGTGGTACGAGCCCGAGACCTTCATCGGTAACGGCCCCTTCAAGCTGGTAGAGTGGGACCACAACAACGAGGCCGTGTGGGAGCCGAACCCCAACTACAACGGCCCGCTTGGCCCGGTGAAGCTCAAGAAGGTCGTACACAAGATGATCACCGAGGGCCAGGTGGCCTTCGAGGCCTACAAGAACGGCGAGCTTGATACCGTGGGTATCTCGCGCGAGGACCTGACGGCGGTCGAGGCCGACGCCACGCTGAAGAGCCAGCTGGAAGACGCCAAGCCGCGCTACTCGTACTACCTGGGCTACAACACCAAGGTCGCGCCCTTCGACAACAAGGGTGTTCGCCAGGCCTTCTCCTACGCGTTCGACCGCGAGTCGTATGTGAAGGACGTGCTGGGCGGCATCGGCATCCCGGGCTACACCTTCATCCCGCCGGGCATCCCCGGCCACCTGGAGGGCGAGAAGCCCTACGCCTTCGACGCCGCCAAGGCCAAGGAGCTGCTGGCCGCCGCTGGCTACCCCGAGGGCAAGGGCCTGCCCGAGATCAAGCTGACCTACAACCAGAGCGCCCGCAACCAGGCGCGCTTCGAGTGGATGGCCAACCAGCTCAAGCAGAACCTCGGCATCGACGTGAAGCTTGACCCGGTGGACCCCAACGCCTACTCGGCGCTGTTCGACTCGCCCGAGACCACCCCGCAGATGTTCTTCCTCGGCTGGGGCCCGGACTACCCAGATCCGCAGAACTACTACTCGTCGGTGTTCAAGACCGGCACCTCGTCGGCCAAGGATACCAGCTTCTCGAACGCCGAGTTCGATAAGCTGACCGAGCAGGCCGACCGCGAGGATGACCCCACCAAGCGCGCCGCCCTCTACAAGCAGGCCAGCGATATCCTGCTGGATGAGGCCCCGGTGACGTTCATGTACTACTCGTCGGGCAAGAACCTGACCAAGCCGTATGTGAAGGGCATCGCCACCGCCGACACCACGCCGCTCGACTTCATGCCCGGCGGCTACAACCTGCC
It encodes the following:
- a CDS encoding UTP--glucose-1-phosphate uridylyltransferase, giving the protein MRREGLADLVIDNFHYYYTTLAAGVTGVISEADITPVESVASQSELASYEPAGRDAIGRAAVLKLNGGLGTSMGLEKAKSLLPVRDGLSFLDIIIRQNLHARHAHGAQVPLLLMNSFSTAADTEAVLARYPEVAQQPVPLTLMQNKVPKVLCDTLAPAEAPSAPDLAWCPPGHGELYVALQTSGMLRALLDAGYEYLFISNADNLGASLDLAILGYVAAEQVPFLMEVAARTEADKKGGHLAQRADDGRLLLREVAQCPEADMAAFQDIQRHRYFNTNNIWLNLRALAQVLAEQGGVIKLPMIRNKKTLDPREPQSPAVYQLETAMGAAIEVFANARALLVDRSRFMPVKTCNDLLALRSDIFELGDSYQIRQRPQRTLGTIKIELDDAYYKRIDDFEARFPLGAPSLVDCARLTVVGDVLFEQEIAMKGAVAITNPSAEQIRLPRGTVLADASFTSEGEAPGTE
- a CDS encoding peptide ABC transporter substrate-binding protein, producing the protein MKRFNLHSGVASATLLALALPLFAACGGPANTTAPATTAPAASAAAEAPATTEAPAAATEAPAAATEAPVAPVAGALTGKVLRIQQISTPDVLDPQKSSVSNEIALLELNYEGLTKLDDSLKPAPAAAEKWEFNEAGDQITFTLHDGLKYSDGSALTSKDFAYSIERTCDPATAGEYQAILFEIVGCQDFASAPMTDTAALEAGRTKLTTEGVQTPDDKTLVLKLTNPAPYYPYIAGLWVMYPAKKDLIAAGGEAWWKDPTKQIGNGPFQIVTYDEGQLAAFKANENYWSGKPKLDGIEFIYQGDTSVALEAYKAGQLDIIQPDSTQLPAIKEDTVLSNELKIYPGANTYAWGFNLKIAPFEDKKVREAFAYAFDRDTFCETLRNGDCVAAYSWLPTDLAGAITDQPYKFDPEKAKQALAESTYGSADKLPEIKLSYNADDPAVTPRIEWLAGQLRDILGVNATLDPQEGKAINAARKDNATYPQVCLFCTNWFQDYPDAQNWLTTYWNSEAFAKRIGYSSPELDALMKQGDVELDQAKRVELIKQAGQMLIDDLPSPFAYSNANVFLVKPEVTGYKTTSADSEFPGQWGSLLTLDVSR
- a CDS encoding ABC transporter permease; the protein is MFQFFVRRTLWIFPVLLTVAVVTFILMHRAPGGPWDTEKPLAASTKAALDAKFGLDKPAWVNPDAVGQKWASGERNPFVLGRSYVDSQFFNYLFNAVRGDLGPTFSSKGTEDVQDVIQQRFPFSVKIGLVAVLFAVLVGLPLGILGALRQNTWVDYISLFLATIGVSVPTFIIGVLLVIFLSSVFSVPPLRRPEEWQGFGVAYLLPGLVLGLGTMAYITRLTRSSMLEVKRQDYIRTARAKGLADLPVIARHMLRNSLIPVITILGPAIADLVTGSFIIENIFGVPGLGYSFVDSIRSRDYSLIMGVTLFYALLVAIANLTVDLSYGVLDPRIRSQRS
- a CDS encoding ABC transporter permease, which codes for MVTPSQTAVGSGEPAVATLEPTRKPRSLWSDALRRLRKNKMAMVGIVYIIFLAFVAIGAPAIAPHNPVKSDNVREAGQYRKAAWIEDKNPMRAGDWKYPLGTDSIGRDVYSRLIFGTRISLIIGFIPMLLTLLFGVTIGLVAGFSGGWVDDVLMRIADVVYAFPALLFFIIMQISFRDTPFGKMLNGLVLLFVTLSIVNWTGVARLVRGQILSLKEKEFIEAARTIGTTNSQIILRHLFPNTLAPIIVAGALIMPGAIITEATLSYLGIGVVPSSDPANPFPSSWGNMILDGSKSWQSQPWMLIAPCIAVAMLTMAFTFIGDGLRDALDPRES
- a CDS encoding peptide ABC transporter substrate-binding protein; translation: MKRLTLRGGLASATAAALMLPLLAACSGGGSASTPATSVPAATTGAAATEAPAATEAPAATSEAAATAAPTTGGTEAAHEPGVLRYNLGGEPSTADPQVMSFSDEITFGMMNYQPLMSFDKNLEPVPGQAESVDVSADGTVYTFKLRPDSKYSDGSPLTMKDFEYAWKRLANPELAGQYQWIGCGLIKGYSEYAVTSCADASGSTKTMTDALELDLQALRDGVGVKAVDDSTLEVTLNAPTPYFLSIAALWVGAPVRQQDVETGENWWYEPETFIGNGPFKLVEWDHNNEAVWEPNPNYNGPLGPVKLKKVVHKMITEGQVAFEAYKNGELDTVGISREDLTAVEADATLKSQLEDAKPRYSYYLGYNTKVAPFDNKGVRQAFSYAFDRESYVKDVLGGIGIPGYTFIPPGIPGHLEGEKPYAFDAAKAKELLAAAGYPEGKGLPEIKLTYNQSARNQARFEWMANQLKQNLGIDVKLDPVDPNAYSALFDSPETTPQMFFLGWGPDYPDPQNYYSSVFKTGTSSAKDTSFSNAEFDKLTEQADREDDPTKRAALYKQASDILLDEAPVTFMYYSSGKNLTKPYVKGIATADTTPLDFMPGGYNLPNVEVTE